In Triticum aestivum cultivar Chinese Spring chromosome 5B, IWGSC CS RefSeq v2.1, whole genome shotgun sequence, the following proteins share a genomic window:
- the LOC123111985 gene encoding probable ethanolamine kinase: protein MGSDGRSWNGVAGGARGGGEEKTRAVAAPAAALAEVPTSTAAVDISLPLPEMTPRIIDLCKELVKEWSSLDSSCFSISTVSGGITNMLLKVSVKEGSDSESSVTVRLYGPNTDLVIDRERELQAIPYLSAARFGARLLGVFENGVVSSFIHARTLSPSDMKEPRIAAEIAKQLQKFHQVDIPGSKEPQLWNDIFKFLRKASVLKFEDNEKQKRYETISFREIQDEVKELKDLSDLLHAPVVFAHNDLLSGNLMLNDLEEKLYFIDFEYGSYSYRGFDIANHFNEYAGFECDYNLYPDKDVQYHFFRNYLSDRPSEVQEQDLDALYTETNTFRLASHLYWALWALIQARVSPIDFDYLGYFFLRYGEYKKQREFCFSLAQGFLSSLRSG from the exons ATGGGATCGGATGGCCGGAGCTGGAACGgggtcgccggcggagccagaggtGGCGGCGAGGAGAAGACGAgggcggtggcggctccggcggcagCGCTGGCGGAGGTGCCCACGTCGACCGCCGCGGTCGACATCTCGCTGCCGCTGCCCGAGATGACTCCCCGCATCAT AGATCTCTGCAAGGAGCTGGTGAAGGAGTGGTCGTCCCTGGACAGCTCGTGCTTCTCAATCTCGACGGTGTCAGGCGGCATCACCAACATGT TGCTGAAGGTATCTGTCAAGGAAGGCTCTGACAGTGAGTCGTCTGTGACTGTTCGGCTGTATGGCCCAAATACAGACTTGGTGATCGATCGGGAGAGGGAATTGCAG GCCATACCATATCTCTCAGCTGCAAGGTTCGGGGCTCGGTTACTTGGAGTATTTGAGAATGGAGTGGTTTCGTCATTCATCCATGCTAGGACACTATCACCTTCAG ACATGAAGGAGCCTAGAATTGCTGCTGAAATTGCTAAGCAGCTACAGaaatttcatcaagtagatataccggGATCAAAAGAACCACAGTTGTGGAATGACATATTCAAGTTTTTGAGAAAAG CTTCTGTATTGAAGTTTGAAGATAATGAGAAGCAGAAGAGGTATGAGACGATCTCTTTTAGAGAAATACAAGATGAAGTTAAAGAACTTAAG GATCTCTCCGATCTTTTGCATGCTCCTGTTGTGTTTGCACACAATGACTTGCTATCGGGTAATCTGATGCTGAATGATTTGGAAG AGAAACTATATTTCATTGATTTTGAGTATGGGTCATATAGCTACCGTGGCTTTGACATCGCGAATCATTTCAATGAGTACGCAGGCTTTGAGTGTGACTACAACTT GTACCCAGATAAAGATGTACAATACCATTTCTTCAGGAATTATCTATCTGATAGACCAAGTGAG GTCCAAGAGCAGGATCTGGATGCCCTTTATACTGAAACAAACACTTTCAGGTTAGCATCACACCTCTACTGGGCATTGTGGGCACTCATTCAG GCAAGGGTATCCCCAATCGATTTCGATTACCTTGGATACTTCTTCCTACGGTACGGCGAATACAAGAAACAGCGAGAGTTCTGTTTCTCCTTGGCGCAAGGCTTCCTTTCTTCCCTGAGGAGTGGCTAG